A single Terriglobales bacterium DNA region contains:
- a CDS encoding methyltransferase has translation MSAAAVEQPQHTLSAHGPAPAQIVIGAGLGFIISSCMQTFTKLGVADRIAKGTIKVADLAAQTKFPEDPLYRILRVLEMAGIVREAAGRAFALTAAGSLLRTDAQGSMRDIIQYMTDPLHYKVYGSFTESLHRGKTPFEDVLGEPVFKWFFRPENREEAEIFHKGMVSFSGACIPAFLESYDFTQFQRIIDLGGGLGGIVRAILKACPKLKGTIADLPEVAEQANQAIAADGLSSRCNAVACDFFKAVPAEADAYFMKHILHDWNDHDATRILKNIRAVIPSHGKLILGEAVVPSDGTPHPAKLIDIEMMAFLQGKERTEPEWRALLSGAGLKLSRVIHTKSPLDLIEAVPA, from the coding sequence ATGTCGGCAGCCGCTGTTGAACAACCACAACATACTTTGTCGGCCCACGGACCAGCGCCCGCGCAGATCGTGATCGGAGCTGGACTTGGATTCATTATCTCGAGCTGTATGCAAACATTCACCAAACTCGGAGTTGCCGATCGGATCGCCAAGGGCACGATAAAGGTTGCCGATCTGGCTGCTCAAACCAAGTTTCCCGAAGATCCGCTCTATCGCATCCTGCGCGTGCTGGAAATGGCTGGCATTGTGCGGGAAGCCGCTGGACGGGCATTCGCACTGACCGCTGCAGGCTCACTGCTGCGAACCGACGCGCAGGGTTCGATGCGGGACATCATTCAGTACATGACCGATCCCTTGCACTACAAAGTGTATGGCAGCTTCACCGAGAGCCTGCACCGCGGAAAGACGCCGTTCGAAGATGTGCTCGGCGAGCCAGTGTTTAAGTGGTTTTTCCGGCCCGAGAACCGTGAAGAAGCTGAGATCTTCCACAAGGGTATGGTCAGCTTCAGCGGTGCGTGCATTCCCGCATTCCTCGAATCCTACGACTTCACGCAATTTCAGAGAATTATCGATCTTGGTGGCGGACTCGGCGGCATTGTGCGAGCGATTCTGAAGGCCTGTCCTAAATTGAAAGGCACCATTGCCGATCTGCCGGAAGTCGCGGAACAAGCCAATCAGGCAATCGCTGCTGACGGCTTGAGTTCAAGATGCAATGCTGTGGCTTGTGACTTCTTCAAAGCCGTTCCTGCAGAAGCGGATGCTTATTTCATGAAACACATCCTGCACGATTGGAACGATCACGACGCCACGCGCATCCTCAAGAACATTCGTGCAGTAATTCCTTCACATGGCAAGCTCATCCTGGGCGAAGCGGTTGTGCCGAGCGACGGCACTCCGCACCCTGCCAAGCTGATCGACATCGAAATGATGGCTTTTCTGCAGGGCAAGGAGCGCACCGAGCCGGAGTGGCGCGCTTTGCTAAGTGGCGCAGGACTCAAACTGAGTCGCGTGATCCACACCAAATCGCCGCTGGATTTGATTGAAGCCGTGCCCGCGTAA
- the tsf gene encoding translation elongation factor Ts — translation MSTTTVNIDAKLVKELRDKTGAPFGDCKNALVESNGDIEQAVIVLRKKGVATAGKKASRTTNEGSVASYIHAGGKIGVLLELNCESDFVARTDDFKELLHDISMHIAATDPKYIRREDVTTEDYEREKEIYRSQAAATGKPANVVEKIVEGKMAKFYEEVCLLDQPFIKEQTISVSQLIATKIGKLGENISVRRFARFKVGEQSWTIAQTKSPSSEEAKQ, via the coding sequence ATGAGCACTACTACTGTGAACATCGACGCGAAACTCGTAAAGGAGCTGCGCGACAAGACTGGCGCTCCATTTGGCGACTGCAAGAACGCCCTGGTTGAATCCAATGGCGACATCGAGCAGGCGGTAATCGTTCTTCGCAAAAAGGGCGTAGCTACTGCGGGCAAAAAGGCCTCGCGTACAACGAACGAAGGTTCTGTTGCAAGCTATATCCATGCGGGCGGCAAGATTGGTGTGTTGCTTGAGCTGAACTGCGAGAGCGACTTCGTCGCGCGTACCGACGATTTTAAAGAGCTGCTGCACGACATCTCCATGCATATCGCTGCGACGGATCCGAAGTACATCCGCCGCGAAGATGTCACCACCGAAGACTATGAGCGCGAGAAGGAAATCTATCGCTCGCAGGCTGCAGCTACGGGCAAGCCTGCGAATGTCGTAGAGAAGATCGTGGAAGGCAAAATGGCGAAGTTCTACGAAGAAGTTTGCCTGCTCGATCAGCCATTCATCAAAGAGCAAACGATCTCGGTCTCTCAACTGATTGCGACCAAGATCGGCAAACTCGGCGAGAATATCTCGGTTCGCCGCTTCGCCCGCTTCAAAGTCGGGGAGCAGAGCTGGACTATTGCCCAGACGAAATCTCCGTCCAGTGAAGAGGCAAAGCAGTAG
- the rpsB gene encoding 30S ribosomal protein S2: protein MANITMKELLEAGVHFGHQTKRWNPKMKEFIFGERNGIYIIDLQKTLKMFKDASKYVQDTAAAGKTILFVGTKRQAQDAIAEEAGRCGMFYVNQRWLGGLLTNWVTVQKSVKRLQELDDMATDGRYELLPKKEVIKLERERKHLQANLAGIKALKRLPDALFVIDSNKEQIAVKEARKLGIPVVAVVDTNCDPTEVDYVIPGNDDALRAIRLFASKIADSIVEGAQAATDKGDAELAGAIATSTEEQPATEGGEYAADGEASSEDINLEEVLGGNIRKSPAVAAASSEAEAEAAYE from the coding sequence TTGGCGAATATCACAATGAAGGAACTGCTCGAAGCGGGCGTTCACTTCGGGCACCAGACCAAGCGCTGGAATCCCAAGATGAAAGAATTCATCTTTGGCGAGCGCAACGGCATTTACATCATCGACCTGCAGAAGACGCTCAAGATGTTCAAAGACGCGAGCAAATACGTCCAGGACACCGCCGCCGCAGGCAAAACCATTCTCTTTGTCGGCACGAAGCGTCAGGCGCAGGATGCCATCGCCGAAGAGGCCGGCCGCTGTGGAATGTTCTATGTGAACCAGCGCTGGCTCGGCGGACTGCTCACCAACTGGGTGACAGTGCAGAAGTCAGTGAAGCGGCTGCAGGAACTCGACGACATGGCCACCGACGGCCGTTACGAGCTGCTCCCGAAAAAGGAAGTCATCAAGCTCGAGCGCGAGCGCAAGCACCTGCAGGCCAACCTGGCAGGAATCAAGGCACTGAAGCGTTTGCCCGACGCACTGTTCGTGATCGACTCGAACAAAGAACAGATTGCGGTGAAGGAAGCCCGCAAGCTTGGCATTCCGGTAGTCGCCGTGGTCGACACTAACTGCGATCCGACCGAAGTCGATTACGTGATCCCGGGTAACGACGATGCGCTGCGCGCGATTCGCCTGTTCGCTTCCAAGATTGCGGATTCGATCGTGGAAGGCGCACAGGCAGCAACCGATAAGGGCGACGCGGAACTCGCAGGAGCGATTGCTACGAGCACGGAAGAGCAGCCCGCGACAGAAGGCGGCGAATACGCAGCCGATGGCGAGGCCAGCTCAGAGGACATCAACCTCGAAGAGGTGCTCGGTGGAAACATCCGCAAGTCTCCGGCAGTAGCGGCGGCATCGAGCGAAGCGGAAGCTGAAGCAGCGTACGAGTGA